In a genomic window of Occallatibacter riparius:
- the meaB gene encoding methylmalonyl Co-A mutase-associated GTPase MeaB — protein sequence MKRRSVLSRDEYIEGILRCDRRILSRAITLIESSRAADRELAEEIVEACLPHAERSIRIGITGVPGAGKSTLIEALGQYVIGEYGQSVAVLAVDPSSQVTGGSILGDKTRMVSLAACEQAFIRPSPSRGSYGGVAQHTREAMLLCEAAGYGNVFVETVGVGQSETAVHDMVDFFLLVMLSGAGDELQGMKRGVMELADLIAVNKADGENVACAERTRADAETALHFFPAPPSGWTPRAVACSAITGRGIPALWNAVREFADLAQGNGSFRQNRREQRRRWLRDALEHGLGQLFRSHPMVRQQVAAFESEVLEGRTTPFCAARSLLELYAGASRQGM from the coding sequence GTGAAGCGTCGATCTGTTCTCTCGCGCGATGAGTATATTGAAGGCATTCTAAGGTGCGATCGCCGCATCTTGTCGCGCGCGATTACGTTGATTGAGAGCTCACGCGCTGCGGATCGCGAACTTGCAGAAGAGATTGTTGAGGCGTGCCTGCCGCATGCCGAGCGTTCTATTCGGATCGGGATCACCGGTGTGCCGGGGGCGGGCAAGAGCACGCTGATCGAAGCGCTCGGGCAATATGTGATCGGCGAATATGGGCAGTCGGTGGCGGTGCTGGCTGTCGATCCCAGCAGCCAGGTGACCGGGGGTAGCATACTGGGCGACAAGACGCGCATGGTTTCGCTTGCGGCGTGCGAGCAGGCCTTTATCCGCCCGTCGCCTTCGCGCGGATCGTATGGCGGAGTTGCGCAGCACACGCGGGAGGCGATGCTGTTGTGCGAGGCGGCGGGCTACGGGAATGTTTTTGTTGAGACCGTTGGCGTGGGGCAATCAGAGACGGCCGTACACGACATGGTGGATTTTTTTCTGCTGGTAATGCTTTCCGGAGCGGGCGATGAACTGCAGGGCATGAAGCGCGGGGTGATGGAACTCGCCGACCTGATTGCGGTGAACAAGGCTGACGGAGAGAATGTCGCTTGCGCGGAACGCACGCGGGCCGATGCTGAAACTGCGCTGCACTTCTTCCCTGCTCCGCCTTCCGGTTGGACTCCACGTGCCGTTGCATGTTCGGCGATTACGGGGCGCGGCATTCCCGCGTTATGGAACGCTGTGCGTGAATTCGCCGATCTCGCGCAGGGCAACGGTAGTTTCCGGCAGAACAGGCGCGAGCAGCGGCGGCGGTGGCTGCGTGATGCGCTGGAGCACGGCCTCGGCCAGCTTTTCCGCTCGCATCCCATGGTTCGCCAGCAGGTTGCGGCGTTTGAAAGCGAGGTTCTGGAAGGCCGCACGACTCCGTTTTGTGCGGCGCGCTCGCTGCTCGAACTGTATGCAGGAGCTTCGCGCCAGGGCATGTGA
- a CDS encoding VOC family protein: MDLVMMTAVMAGAFADADAEGVKTPGIKFVDHVAIAVPCGELEAQVEAYKLLGFREIHREEVLGRDQVREVLLQIGEGPNLIQLLEPLSPESPVNKTIERNGGRPGTAHVAFRVDNAQRAFDAMQAAGFQIIDKTPRAGSRGTTVFFVHPKSRADHPFGILFEMVEDPQQK; this comes from the coding sequence ATGGACTTAGTGATGATGACGGCGGTGATGGCGGGGGCCTTTGCGGACGCGGACGCCGAGGGGGTGAAGACGCCCGGCATCAAGTTTGTGGATCACGTGGCGATTGCGGTTCCGTGCGGCGAACTCGAAGCGCAGGTGGAAGCCTACAAGCTGTTGGGTTTTCGCGAGATTCACCGGGAAGAAGTGCTGGGGCGCGACCAGGTTCGCGAGGTTTTGCTGCAGATTGGCGAGGGGCCGAATTTGATTCAACTGCTGGAGCCGCTCTCGCCGGAATCGCCGGTAAATAAGACGATCGAGCGCAATGGTGGCAGGCCCGGGACGGCGCATGTTGCATTCCGCGTAGACAACGCGCAGCGTGCTTTTGATGCGATGCAAGCAGCGGGTTTTCAGATCATCGACAAGACGCCGCGGGCGGGATCGCGCGGGACCACGGTCTTCTTTGTTCATCCAAAATCGCGGGCTGATCATCCGTTCGGAATTCTTTTCGAGATGGTCGAAGATCCGCAGCAGAAGTGA
- the scpA gene encoding methylmalonyl-CoA mutase, whose protein sequence is MSPDSFLSEFPAVTTVEWETAIRQALNGDDHAKLFWNAEEGFELKPFYRAEDIAGMPFVQTAPGQCPYVRGACAEAGWRIREEIEAADAEEANRQARGAVACGTEEIAFRGVKIAGASDLAILFAQIEQIPIHFDLVDAASMRLLCERLSKRPHGAAVSTSFDPLADLEFSAEMMGAASECFAPFTIEAGGAGQNFVDQIVSSLRRGAEFLEHMQQRGVNVRRAAHSLTFSLGIGSQFLVEIAKLRGFRMLWARVLEGFGVARDGAAARIHARTELSGASEDAAHMNILRGTTEAMSAILGGANSLSVVPFNTDEAEEALARRLARNTQLILKHEGLFDRVADPAGGSYAVEAITDRLAALAWKRYQELAPKDSERIVDAAESSNDGVGVAEPREYLSLEHIPIKSFYMPDDLAGVEHLEYAAGLPPFLRGPYSTMYTLQPWTIRQYAGFSTAEESNAFYRRNLAAGQKGLSVAFDLPTHRGYDSDHQRVAGDVGKAGVAIDSVLDMQTLFEGIPLDRMSVSMTMNGAVLPIMAFYIVAAEEQGVALNKLSGTIQNDILKEFMVRNTYIYPPEPSLRIIGDIFRYCAAKMPKFNCISVSGYHMEEAGATADIELAYTLADGVEYLRTGVKAGLNADEFAPRISFFWGVGMNHFMEIAKMRAARVLWAKLVKSFGAKNPKSLALRAHSQTSGWSLAAQDPYNNVVRTCVEALAAAMGHTQSLHTNALDEALALPTDFSARIARDTQKYLQQETGITRVIDPWGGSYYVERLTHELMHSAWELIEEVEGLGGMTKAIETGIPKMRIEEAAARRQACIDSGKDVLVGVNAYRTPEETPIPVLDIDDVAVRAAQVRRLEQLRRDRDGEAVQQVLARIEACARGGEGNLLECAVEAARSRATLGEISFALEKVWGRYQAVPRAVTGVYSAEGAGEEFRRAQQMVVEFEEAEGRRPRILVAKMGQDGHDRGAKVIASAFADLGFDVDIGPLFQTPAEVARFAAESDVHVVGVSTLAAGHKTLVPQLIDELRRIEREDILVVAGGVIPPQDYEFLYAAGVAGIYGPGTPIPKAAQQILHSLAASPAGGVVR, encoded by the coding sequence ATGTCACCAGATTCCTTCCTTTCCGAGTTCCCTGCCGTTACGACCGTTGAGTGGGAGACTGCGATTCGCCAGGCCCTCAACGGCGATGATCATGCAAAGCTGTTTTGGAACGCTGAGGAGGGATTCGAGCTCAAGCCGTTCTATCGAGCGGAGGATATTGCGGGCATGCCATTCGTGCAAACGGCGCCCGGCCAGTGCCCTTATGTGCGGGGTGCTTGCGCGGAGGCGGGTTGGCGCATTCGCGAAGAGATTGAGGCGGCAGATGCTGAAGAGGCCAATCGGCAGGCGCGCGGGGCCGTGGCATGTGGCACGGAGGAGATCGCATTTCGCGGCGTGAAGATTGCCGGTGCTTCTGACTTGGCGATTCTTTTTGCGCAGATCGAACAGATTCCGATCCACTTTGATTTGGTGGACGCTGCTAGCATGCGACTGCTTTGCGAGCGGTTGAGCAAGCGACCGCATGGAGCTGCGGTATCGACGAGTTTTGATCCGCTGGCGGATCTTGAGTTCTCGGCAGAAATGATGGGGGCTGCGTCGGAGTGCTTTGCCCCGTTCACGATTGAGGCTGGCGGGGCCGGTCAGAATTTCGTTGACCAGATCGTATCGAGTCTGCGAAGGGGTGCTGAATTCCTGGAGCACATGCAGCAGCGGGGCGTGAATGTTAGACGCGCTGCGCATTCGCTGACGTTCTCGTTGGGTATTGGCTCGCAGTTCCTTGTCGAGATTGCCAAGCTGCGCGGGTTCCGCATGCTGTGGGCGCGGGTGCTGGAGGGATTCGGAGTTGCGCGCGACGGTGCTGCAGCCCGTATTCACGCCCGCACTGAGCTGAGTGGAGCCAGCGAAGATGCTGCGCACATGAATATCCTGCGCGGGACGACGGAAGCGATGTCAGCCATTTTGGGCGGAGCGAATTCCCTTTCTGTCGTGCCATTCAATACGGACGAGGCTGAGGAGGCGCTGGCACGGCGGCTGGCGCGAAATACGCAACTCATTTTGAAGCACGAAGGGTTGTTCGATCGCGTGGCGGATCCTGCGGGCGGTTCTTACGCGGTGGAAGCGATCACGGATCGCCTCGCGGCGCTTGCATGGAAGAGATATCAGGAGCTTGCGCCTAAAGACAGCGAGCGGATCGTCGATGCGGCAGAGTCGTCGAATGATGGCGTCGGCGTTGCGGAGCCAAGGGAGTATCTCTCGCTGGAGCATATTCCGATCAAGTCGTTCTACATGCCGGATGATCTCGCAGGCGTGGAGCATCTTGAATACGCTGCCGGCCTGCCACCATTTCTGCGCGGTCCGTACAGCACGATGTACACGCTGCAGCCGTGGACGATTCGTCAGTATGCGGGCTTCTCGACGGCGGAGGAGTCGAATGCATTTTACCGACGCAATCTGGCAGCGGGACAGAAGGGGCTTTCGGTTGCGTTCGATCTCCCCACGCACCGGGGCTATGACTCCGACCATCAGCGAGTGGCTGGGGACGTGGGCAAGGCAGGCGTGGCGATCGATTCCGTGCTCGATATGCAGACGCTGTTCGAAGGCATTCCGCTGGATCGCATGTCGGTATCGATGACGATGAATGGCGCGGTTCTGCCGATCATGGCGTTTTATATCGTTGCCGCGGAAGAGCAGGGTGTGGCGCTGAACAAGCTGAGCGGCACGATCCAGAACGACATACTCAAAGAGTTTATGGTGCGCAACACGTACATCTATCCGCCGGAGCCGTCGCTTCGGATCATCGGCGATATCTTCCGCTATTGCGCAGCGAAGATGCCGAAGTTCAACTGCATCAGCGTGAGCGGATACCACATGGAGGAGGCCGGGGCCACTGCGGATATCGAGCTGGCTTATACGCTGGCGGATGGAGTGGAGTATCTGCGGACGGGCGTCAAGGCTGGCTTGAATGCGGATGAGTTTGCGCCTCGCATCTCCTTCTTCTGGGGAGTGGGCATGAACCACTTCATGGAGATTGCGAAGATGCGCGCGGCACGCGTGCTGTGGGCCAAGCTGGTGAAGAGCTTCGGCGCGAAGAATCCCAAGTCGCTTGCGTTGCGCGCGCACTCGCAGACTTCGGGCTGGAGCCTTGCTGCGCAGGATCCTTATAACAACGTGGTGCGCACGTGCGTGGAAGCGCTGGCGGCGGCGATGGGACATACACAGTCGCTGCATACCAATGCGCTGGACGAAGCTTTGGCGCTGCCGACAGATTTCTCCGCACGGATTGCTCGCGATACGCAGAAATATCTGCAACAGGAGACGGGAATTACTCGCGTCATCGATCCGTGGGGTGGATCGTATTATGTCGAACGGCTTACGCATGAGCTGATGCATTCGGCGTGGGAGCTGATTGAAGAAGTAGAGGGCCTGGGAGGAATGACGAAGGCGATCGAGACGGGCATTCCCAAGATGCGCATTGAAGAGGCTGCCGCGCGGCGGCAGGCGTGCATCGATTCCGGGAAGGATGTGCTGGTGGGCGTGAATGCCTATCGTACGCCGGAAGAGACACCGATTCCTGTTCTCGATATTGACGATGTGGCTGTGAGAGCAGCGCAGGTGCGGCGGCTGGAGCAACTGCGGCGGGACCGCGATGGCGAGGCGGTGCAGCAGGTGCTTGCACGGATCGAAGCGTGCGCGAGAGGCGGTGAGGGCAATCTGCTTGAGTGTGCAGTGGAGGCGGCTCGCAGTCGCGCTACGCTAGGCGAAATTTCATTCGCACTTGAAAAGGTGTGGGGCCGCTACCAGGCGGTGCCGCGCGCGGTGACGGGTGTTTATTCCGCGGAAGGAGCCGGCGAGGAGTTCCGGCGCGCGCAGCAGATGGTTGTTGAATTCGAGGAAGCGGAGGGACGCAGGCCGCGCATCCTGGTGGCGAAGATGGGACAGGACGGGCACGATCGCGGGGCGAAGGTGATTGCGAGCGCGTTCGCGGACCTGGGATTCGATGTCGATATTGGGCCGCTGTTTCAGACGCCGGCGGAGGTGGCGCGCTTCGCTGCTGAAAGCGATGTGCATGTAGTGGGGGTGTCGACGCTGGCCGCGGGCCACAAGACGCTGGTTCCTCAACTTATCGATGAACTGCGCAGGATTGAGCGCGAAGACATCCTGGTGGTGGCAGGCGGAGTGATTCCGCCGCAGGATTACGAGTTTCTCTACGCGGCCGGTGTTGCGGGAATTTATGGGCCGGGCACGCCGATCCCGAAGGCGGCGCAACAGATATTGCATTCGCTGGCGGCAAGCCCGGCGGGGGGCGTTGTTCGTTGA
- a CDS encoding Tex family protein: MTELKTLSPEILLHIATTLNIPMRGVTSVIELLDDGGTVPFIARYRKEATGNLDEVQIRAIEEKLAYFRELVDRRKTILDSIAEQGKLTDELKARIEATLDKAELEDLYLPYKPKRRTKATIAREKGLEPLAKYLWEQQVGSDPLEALVTTFVNAELGVANVDEALEGARHIVAEWISEDATLRKALRQLMFDEGTVVSRKTIDAVDAQEKFKMYYEYSEPVKTIPSHRMLAIRRGESENVLYFLIELDAERSLGVMRRHVLRAPGDWTAQLELAIEDAWKRLLNSSIQGEIRLELKRRSDTEAIQVFKDNLYNVLLAPPAGPLSVLGIDPGLRTGCKVAVVDETGKMLAHDVLYLHTSKRGDAEATPKLEALLRKYNVRAIAIGNGTASRETDAFVRGFLRDKGIAEIFSVTVSEAGASVYSASDIARQEFPDLDLTVRGAISIARRLQDPLSELVKVDPKSIGVGQYQHDVDQRQLADSLAAVVESCVNRVGVDLNTSSWTLLRHVAGISERAALNIVAFRNEKGSFRSRQQVLEVPGIGPKTFEQAAGFLRIRNGDNPLDSTAVHPESYAVVEQIASMLSTPVAEIIKKPELLEKVDRNKLSAGAFTVNDILAELRKPGRDPRDKFVAPSFHEDVKEISDVKVGMTLEGVVTNVTKFGAFVDIGVHQDGLVHISELSNKFIKDPSEAVKTGQLVKVKVLSVDEKAKRIALSIKALTAGAPRAAAPKPAPKPELLMQDKLNLLSSKWKTRT; this comes from the coding sequence ATGACGGAATTGAAAACTCTCTCCCCTGAAATCCTGCTTCACATCGCGACAACCCTGAACATTCCGATGCGCGGCGTTACGTCCGTGATCGAGTTGCTGGACGACGGCGGTACGGTGCCGTTCATTGCCCGCTATCGCAAAGAGGCTACAGGAAATCTGGACGAAGTGCAGATTCGCGCGATCGAGGAGAAGCTCGCGTATTTCCGCGAGCTGGTTGATCGGCGGAAGACGATTCTGGATTCTATCGCGGAGCAGGGTAAGCTCACGGACGAACTGAAGGCCCGCATCGAGGCGACGCTCGATAAGGCGGAGCTTGAGGATCTCTATTTGCCCTACAAACCGAAGCGCCGCACCAAGGCTACGATCGCGCGCGAGAAAGGGCTGGAGCCGCTGGCGAAGTATTTGTGGGAACAGCAGGTGGGCAGCGATCCGCTGGAGGCGTTGGTTACGACGTTCGTGAATGCGGAGCTTGGTGTTGCCAATGTGGATGAGGCGCTCGAAGGTGCGCGCCACATTGTTGCTGAGTGGATCAGCGAAGATGCGACTCTGCGTAAGGCGCTGCGGCAGCTGATGTTCGATGAAGGTACAGTTGTCAGCCGCAAGACCATCGACGCGGTGGATGCGCAGGAAAAGTTCAAGATGTACTACGAGTACTCGGAACCGGTGAAGACGATTCCTTCGCACCGCATGCTTGCGATTCGGCGCGGCGAAAGCGAGAACGTGCTCTACTTCCTGATCGAGCTGGATGCGGAGCGTTCGCTCGGGGTGATGCGCCGGCATGTTCTGCGCGCGCCGGGTGACTGGACGGCGCAGCTCGAACTGGCTATTGAGGATGCGTGGAAGCGCCTGCTGAATTCGTCAATCCAGGGAGAGATTCGACTGGAATTGAAACGGCGCTCCGATACGGAAGCCATTCAGGTGTTCAAGGACAATCTGTATAACGTGCTGCTAGCGCCGCCGGCAGGGCCGCTCTCCGTGTTGGGGATTGATCCAGGATTGCGAACCGGCTGCAAGGTTGCGGTGGTGGACGAGACGGGCAAGATGCTGGCGCACGATGTGCTGTATCTGCATACCAGCAAGCGGGGCGATGCTGAAGCGACGCCGAAGCTAGAAGCGTTGCTGCGCAAGTACAACGTGCGCGCAATTGCGATCGGTAACGGAACTGCGTCGCGCGAGACGGACGCGTTTGTGCGCGGCTTTCTACGCGACAAGGGGATTGCCGAGATCTTCTCCGTTACGGTGAGCGAGGCCGGCGCTAGTGTTTACTCGGCATCGGATATCGCGCGGCAGGAGTTTCCGGATCTGGACCTGACGGTGCGTGGGGCGATCTCAATTGCGCGAAGGCTGCAGGACCCGCTTTCCGAGCTGGTCAAGGTTGATCCCAAGTCGATTGGCGTGGGCCAGTATCAGCATGACGTAGATCAGCGGCAGCTTGCCGATTCGCTTGCGGCCGTGGTGGAGAGCTGCGTGAATCGCGTGGGCGTGGATCTGAATACGTCGTCGTGGACGCTGTTGCGGCACGTGGCGGGTATTAGCGAGCGCGCGGCGCTCAATATTGTCGCGTTCCGCAATGAGAAGGGCAGCTTCCGTTCGCGACAGCAGGTGCTGGAAGTGCCGGGCATTGGGCCGAAGACGTTCGAGCAGGCGGCGGGGTTTCTGCGCATTCGCAATGGCGATAATCCGCTGGACTCGACGGCGGTGCATCCGGAGTCGTATGCGGTGGTGGAGCAGATTGCGTCCATGCTGAGCACGCCGGTTGCCGAGATCATCAAGAAGCCTGAGTTGCTGGAGAAGGTGGACCGCAACAAGCTTTCTGCGGGAGCGTTCACGGTCAACGACATTCTTGCCGAGCTGCGCAAGCCGGGGCGTGATCCTCGCGACAAGTTCGTGGCGCCTAGCTTCCATGAGGATGTGAAGGAGATCAGCGACGTCAAGGTGGGGATGACTCTGGAAGGCGTGGTCACAAACGTGACGAAGTTCGGCGCGTTCGTTGACATCGGGGTGCACCAGGACGGGCTGGTTCATATCAGTGAGCTTTCGAACAAGTTCATCAAGGATCCTTCTGAGGCAGTGAAGACCGGGCAGCTGGTGAAGGTGAAGGTGCTCAGCGTGGACGAAAAGGCGAAGCGCATTGCGCTTTCGATCAAGGCGCTGACCGCGGGCGCTCCTC
- a CDS encoding acetyl-CoA carboxylase biotin carboxyl carrier protein subunit: MKLRITIAGNVYEAEVEVLDEEEVAAPYVAPPAPVYVPAVSVPPTSGNAFDNDLSNGIRRSPVTGLVIRVPVAPGQSVEAGELLLVLEAMKMETQVTAPRAGTVQKVHVEPGNSVKVGQVLVELEARDGEKG; encoded by the coding sequence TTGAAGCTTCGGATCACGATTGCCGGGAATGTCTACGAGGCCGAAGTCGAGGTGCTGGACGAAGAGGAAGTTGCTGCGCCGTACGTCGCGCCGCCAGCGCCGGTGTATGTGCCAGCGGTCAGCGTTCCGCCGACTTCCGGCAATGCGTTTGACAACGACCTGTCCAATGGAATTCGCCGCAGTCCAGTTACAGGGCTCGTGATTCGCGTGCCGGTAGCGCCGGGGCAGAGTGTTGAGGCGGGCGAGCTTTTGCTGGTTCTGGAAGCGATGAAGATGGAGACCCAGGTGACTGCTCCGAGAGCGGGGACGGTGCAGAAGGTTCATGTGGAGCCGGGCAATTCAGTGAAGGTGGGCCAGGTGCTTGTGGAGCTTGAAGCCAGAGACGGAGAGAAGGGATAG